One Cellulomonas soli DNA window includes the following coding sequences:
- the hpt gene encoding hypoxanthine phosphoribosyltransferase, with protein MDAADMGADLEKVLLSEEQLHGRLDEIAAQIDADYAGTDLLLVGVLKGAVMVMADLARRLHTTVHMDWMAVSSYGSGTKSSGVVRILKDLDADLTGRHVLIVEDIIDSGLTLSWLLSNLRSRGPASVEVATMLRKPEAAKVEVDVRYVGFEIPNEFVVGYGLDYAEKYRNLPFVGTLAPHVYGA; from the coding sequence GTGGACGCTGCGGACATGGGCGCGGACCTCGAGAAGGTCCTGCTGAGCGAGGAGCAGCTGCACGGCCGCCTCGACGAGATCGCCGCACAGATCGACGCCGACTACGCCGGCACCGACCTGCTCCTGGTCGGTGTCCTCAAGGGTGCCGTGATGGTCATGGCGGACCTCGCGCGGCGGCTGCACACGACCGTGCACATGGACTGGATGGCGGTCTCCTCCTACGGGTCGGGCACCAAGTCCTCGGGCGTGGTGCGCATCCTCAAGGACCTCGACGCGGACCTGACCGGTCGGCACGTGCTCATCGTCGAGGACATCATCGACTCCGGGCTCACGCTGTCGTGGCTGCTGTCGAACCTGCGCTCACGCGGTCCGGCGAGCGTCGAGGTCGCCACCATGCTGCGCAAGCCCGAGGCCGCCAAGGTCGAGGTCGACGTCCGGTACGTCGGCTTCGAGATCCCCAACGAGTTCGTCGTCGGCTACGGGCTGGACTACGCCGAGAAGTACCGCAACCTGCCGTTCGTCGGCACGCTCGCCCCGCACGTCTACGGGGCCTGA
- the ftsH gene encoding ATP-dependent zinc metalloprotease FtsH, with protein MNLKRLVRGPILWIVLAVVLLWVGASTLATPSVQRIDTSDGLALLADGKVTQAKVTEGDQRVDLTLSKDFVKDEDNYGTSVQFYYVVPQGPDVIAAIAKADPKDGYTSEVPQTSWWTSLLGLVLPFVIILGVFWFLMSNMQGGGSRVMSFGKSRAKLVSKESPQVTFADVAGVDEALEELQEIKEFLSEPAKFQAVGAKIPKGVLLYGPPGTGKTLLARAVAGEAGVPFYSISGSDFVEMFVGVGASRVRDLFQQAKENSPAIIFVDEIDAVGRHRGAGLGGGHDEREQTLNQMLVEMDGFDVKTNVILIAATNRPDILDPALLRPGRFDRQVAVDPPDLKGRERILRVHAQGKPMAPGVDLTTVARRTPGFTGADLANVLNEAALLTARQNGSIIDDHALDEAIDRVVAGPQKRTRVMNPKEVKITAYHEGGHALVAAALRYTDPVTKVTILPRGRALGYTMVMPTEDKYSTTRNELLDQLAYAMGGRVAEELVFHDPTTGASNDIEKATGTARRMVTQFGMSTRLGAIHLGQQSSEMFLGRDVGHQRDYSEDVAASIDLEVRALVERAHTEAWEILVEYRDVLDALVLELLEKETLNQEQLATIFAPITKRPPREVWLSNDDRGVSDRPPVLTPAERAAAEGPKDGPTDGPVDAPAASNGTPASVGPVGGALVEQASHVSDTPAEPAGPTSQEATDGDGSH; from the coding sequence ATGAATCTCAAGCGACTTGTCCGTGGTCCCATCCTGTGGATCGTCCTCGCCGTCGTGCTGCTCTGGGTCGGAGCCAGCACGCTGGCCACGCCCAGCGTCCAGCGCATCGACACCTCCGACGGCCTCGCACTCCTCGCCGACGGCAAGGTCACGCAGGCCAAGGTCACCGAGGGTGACCAGCGCGTCGACCTCACGCTGAGCAAGGACTTCGTCAAGGACGAGGACAACTACGGCACCTCCGTCCAGTTCTACTACGTCGTCCCGCAGGGTCCGGACGTCATCGCGGCCATCGCGAAGGCGGACCCGAAGGACGGCTACACCTCCGAGGTGCCGCAGACCTCCTGGTGGACGAGCCTGCTCGGCCTCGTGCTGCCGTTCGTCATCATCCTGGGCGTGTTCTGGTTCCTCATGTCCAACATGCAGGGCGGCGGCTCGCGGGTCATGAGCTTCGGCAAGTCGCGCGCCAAGCTCGTGAGCAAGGAATCGCCGCAGGTCACCTTCGCGGACGTCGCCGGTGTGGACGAGGCGCTCGAGGAGCTGCAGGAGATCAAGGAGTTCCTCTCCGAGCCCGCCAAGTTCCAGGCGGTCGGGGCCAAGATCCCCAAGGGCGTGCTGCTGTACGGCCCTCCGGGAACCGGCAAGACCCTGCTCGCACGCGCCGTCGCGGGCGAGGCGGGCGTGCCGTTCTACTCGATCTCCGGCTCGGACTTCGTGGAGATGTTCGTCGGTGTCGGCGCGAGCCGCGTCCGTGACCTGTTCCAGCAGGCCAAGGAGAACTCGCCGGCGATCATCTTCGTCGACGAGATCGATGCCGTCGGTCGTCACCGCGGCGCAGGCCTCGGCGGCGGGCACGACGAGCGTGAGCAGACGCTCAACCAGATGCTCGTCGAGATGGACGGCTTCGACGTCAAGACCAACGTCATCCTCATCGCGGCCACGAACCGGCCCGACATCCTGGACCCCGCACTGCTGCGCCCGGGACGCTTCGACCGCCAGGTCGCGGTCGACCCGCCGGACCTCAAGGGCCGCGAGCGGATCCTGCGCGTGCACGCGCAGGGCAAGCCGATGGCCCCGGGCGTCGACCTGACGACGGTCGCCCGGCGTACCCCGGGCTTCACGGGCGCCGACCTGGCGAACGTGCTGAACGAGGCCGCGCTGCTCACCGCACGCCAGAACGGCTCGATCATCGACGACCACGCGCTCGACGAGGCGATCGACCGCGTCGTGGCCGGCCCGCAGAAGCGCACCCGCGTGATGAACCCCAAGGAGGTGAAGATCACCGCGTACCACGAGGGTGGTCACGCCTTGGTGGCCGCCGCGCTGCGCTACACCGACCCCGTCACGAAGGTCACGATCCTGCCCCGTGGTCGTGCGCTCGGCTACACGATGGTCATGCCGACGGAGGACAAGTACTCCACGACGCGCAACGAGCTGCTCGACCAGCTCGCCTACGCCATGGGCGGCCGCGTCGCCGAGGAGCTCGTCTTCCACGACCCGACCACCGGTGCCAGTAACGACATCGAGAAGGCCACGGGCACGGCACGGCGGATGGTCACCCAGTTCGGCATGAGCACCCGGCTCGGCGCGATCCACCTCGGGCAGCAGTCCTCCGAGATGTTCCTCGGCCGCGACGTCGGCCACCAGCGCGACTACTCCGAGGACGTCGCCGCGTCGATCGACCTCGAGGTGCGGGCGCTGGTCGAGCGGGCGCACACCGAGGCGTGGGAGATCCTCGTGGAGTACCGCGACGTGCTCGACGCGCTGGTCCTCGAGCTCCTCGAGAAGGAGACGCTCAACCAGGAGCAGCTCGCCACGATCTTCGCGCCGATCACCAAGCGCCCCCCGCGCGAGGTGTGGCTCTCGAACGACGACCGTGGTGTCTCCGACCGGCCGCCGGTGCTCACGCCCGCCGAGCGTGCCGCAGCGGAGGGTCCGAAGGACGGCCCGACCGACGGCCCTGTCGACGCACCTGCCGCCAGCAACGGCACACCTGCCTCCGTCGGCCCGGTCGGCGGGGCGCTCGTCGAGCAGGCCTCGCACGTCAGCGACACACCGGCGGAGCCTGCGGGCCCGACGTCCCAGGAGGCGACCGATGGCGACGGATCCCACTGA
- the folE gene encoding GTP cyclohydrolase I FolE: protein MATDPTDGLAGRATVASTISPVTWSGKAVGQYDEARAEAAVRELLLAVGEDPDREGLRDTPGRVARAYKEIFAGLYQEPEDVLTTTFDLGHEELVLVKDIEVYSTCEHHLVPFHGVAHVGYIPGADGRITGLSKFARLVDVYARRPQVQERLTSQIADAMVRVLQPRGVLVVVECEHLCMSMRGVRKPGSRTVTSAVRGQLRDVATRAEAMSLVLGR, encoded by the coding sequence ATGGCGACGGATCCCACTGACGGCCTCGCCGGGCGCGCGACGGTCGCCTCGACCATCAGCCCGGTGACGTGGTCGGGCAAGGCGGTCGGGCAGTACGACGAGGCGCGCGCCGAGGCGGCCGTCCGTGAGCTGCTGCTCGCGGTCGGTGAGGACCCGGACCGCGAGGGTCTGCGGGACACCCCCGGCCGGGTGGCCCGCGCGTACAAGGAGATCTTCGCGGGGCTCTACCAGGAGCCCGAGGACGTCCTGACGACGACGTTCGACCTCGGCCACGAGGAGCTCGTCCTGGTCAAGGACATCGAGGTCTACTCCACGTGCGAGCACCACCTGGTGCCGTTCCACGGGGTCGCGCACGTCGGTTACATCCCGGGTGCGGACGGTCGGATCACGGGCCTGAGCAAGTTCGCCCGGCTCGTCGACGTCTACGCCCGCCGCCCGCAGGTGCAGGAGCGGCTGACCTCGCAGATCGCCGACGCGATGGTGCGGGTGCTGCAGCCGCGCGGTGTCCTCGTGGTCGTCGAGTGCGAGCACCTGTGCATGTCGATGCGGGGCGTGCGCAAGCCCGGGTCGCGCACGGTCACCTCGGCGGTCCGTGGGCAGCTGCGGGACGTCGCCACGCGGGCCGAGGCGATGAGCCTCGTGCTCGGTCGCTGA
- the folP gene encoding dihydropteroate synthase yields MIDRSPAGAVPDTRPGTRPAPLPAALRAGGRTLVMGVVNVTPDSFSDGGRWFTPGAAVAHGLALMEQGADLLDVGGESTRPGARRVPVEDELARVLPVVEELTGRGATVSVDTTRAAVARAAVDRGASIVNDVSGGLADPEMAGVIARTGAVYVAMHWRGHADVMDDLDRYDDVVADVRRELAERVEVLRAAGVRDEQIVLDPGLGFAKPGASNWPLLARLPELVADGFPVLVGASRKRFLGHLLAGADGNPAPPLARDGATAAVSALAAAAGAWCVRVHEVAGSADAVRVAAAWSGARGAAPAAAPDPVPDPAPDPAPDPAPVHETTDELPVDEDAADGRSAR; encoded by the coding sequence ATGATCGATCGCTCGCCGGCTGGTGCCGTGCCGGACACCCGTCCGGGAACGCGGCCCGCGCCGCTGCCGGCCGCCCTGCGGGCAGGCGGGCGCACGCTCGTCATGGGCGTCGTCAACGTCACGCCCGACTCGTTCTCGGACGGCGGCCGGTGGTTCACACCGGGTGCGGCCGTCGCGCACGGGCTGGCGCTCATGGAGCAGGGCGCGGACCTGCTCGACGTCGGCGGGGAGTCGACCCGCCCCGGCGCGCGACGCGTCCCGGTCGAGGACGAGCTGGCCCGGGTGCTCCCGGTCGTCGAGGAGCTGACCGGCCGCGGCGCGACGGTCAGCGTCGACACGACCCGGGCCGCGGTCGCCCGCGCGGCCGTCGACCGCGGCGCCTCGATCGTCAACGACGTGTCGGGCGGTCTGGCCGACCCTGAGATGGCCGGCGTGATCGCCCGGACCGGCGCGGTGTACGTCGCCATGCACTGGCGCGGGCACGCCGACGTCATGGACGACCTGGACCGCTACGACGACGTCGTCGCCGACGTGCGGCGCGAGCTCGCCGAGCGCGTCGAGGTCCTGCGCGCGGCCGGCGTCCGCGACGAGCAGATCGTGCTGGACCCCGGGCTGGGCTTCGCCAAGCCGGGTGCGAGCAACTGGCCGCTGCTGGCCCGCCTGCCCGAGCTGGTCGCCGACGGCTTCCCGGTGCTGGTGGGTGCGAGCCGCAAGCGGTTCCTGGGTCATCTGCTGGCGGGGGCGGACGGGAACCCGGCGCCGCCGCTCGCCCGCGACGGCGCGACCGCCGCGGTGTCCGCTCTCGCGGCCGCTGCGGGCGCCTGGTGCGTGCGGGTGCACGAGGTCGCCGGGTCGGCCGACGCCGTCCGCGTGGCAGCCGCCTGGAGCGGCGCGCGCGGTGCTGCGCCTGCTGCTGCGCCCGATCCAGTCCCCGATCCAGCCCCCGATCCAGCCCCCGATCCAGCCCCGGTGCACGAGACCACGGACGAGCTGCCCGTCGACGAGGACGCGGCCGACGGAAGGAGCGCACGGTGA
- the folK gene encoding 2-amino-4-hydroxy-6-hydroxymethyldihydropteridine diphosphokinase — protein sequence MSVHDGYAPDAGQPIGAPSGVGRPRPIPSTGAASAGAARVPVVPVVHDADGRRLDQILLSGISAVGYHGVFDAERREGQVFVADVVVHLDTRRAASRDDLALTVNYGVLAEQVAAVLSGEPADLIETVAERIAATVLVSPLVSAVDVQLHKPQAPITVPFGDVVVAVHRDRTKLPAAEPYRPPLAPSRASVREAGAGVPTSTAVMPVTPAFDPVEGAPSGPPLTPVPPVPAVPVPAVPGPTAAGPAPAGGVQVAPVSAEVLGADMLPWSSGSVVTPPSLPLDEAWDPNPTPNPASAPIPTPVPNPVPVFPAVFPTGPVSVAAPMAAAPVAGPVPGAELVELVDVVDGEIELDVLDVAPAAPVAVVLAIGANLGNAQETLRQAVSDLAAVPGLHVDDVSALARSAAVGGPEQPDYLNAVLLARTTLSARDLLRATQAVEQVHGRERLVHWGPRTLDVDIVTYGAVLATTDDLELPHPRAHERAFVLQPWAQVDPDAVLPGLGGGPVAALAATAPDRDGVRWLALDWLTSPVPAAQPDSAPEA from the coding sequence GTGAGCGTGCACGACGGGTACGCCCCGGACGCCGGACAACCCATCGGCGCGCCAAGCGGCGTCGGCCGACCCCGGCCGATCCCGAGCACGGGCGCAGCGTCGGCGGGTGCCGCCCGGGTGCCGGTCGTCCCGGTCGTGCACGACGCCGACGGGCGCCGTCTCGACCAGATCCTGCTCTCGGGCATCAGCGCGGTCGGGTACCACGGGGTGTTCGACGCCGAGCGGCGCGAGGGGCAGGTGTTCGTCGCCGACGTCGTCGTGCACCTGGACACCCGCCGCGCCGCGAGCCGCGACGACCTGGCGCTGACGGTGAACTACGGCGTGCTGGCCGAGCAGGTCGCGGCTGTGCTCTCGGGTGAGCCCGCCGACCTGATCGAGACGGTGGCCGAGCGGATCGCCGCGACGGTGCTGGTCTCCCCGCTGGTGTCTGCCGTGGACGTGCAGCTGCACAAGCCCCAGGCGCCCATCACCGTCCCCTTCGGGGACGTGGTCGTGGCCGTGCACCGTGACCGCACGAAGCTCCCGGCGGCCGAGCCGTACCGCCCGCCGCTCGCCCCGAGCCGGGCCTCCGTGCGCGAGGCGGGTGCGGGTGTCCCGACGAGCACGGCCGTGATGCCCGTGACACCGGCGTTCGACCCCGTGGAGGGTGCGCCGTCGGGTCCTCCGCTCACGCCCGTGCCGCCCGTCCCGGCGGTGCCCGTCCCGGCGGTGCCCGGACCGACGGCCGCAGGCCCCGCGCCTGCCGGCGGGGTGCAGGTCGCACCGGTGTCGGCCGAGGTGCTCGGGGCCGACATGCTGCCGTGGTCCTCGGGGTCGGTGGTCACGCCGCCGAGCCTGCCGCTCGACGAGGCGTGGGACCCGAACCCCACCCCGAACCCCGCGTCCGCCCCGATCCCGACCCCGGTGCCGAACCCCGTGCCGGTGTTCCCGGCCGTGTTCCCCACGGGTCCGGTCTCGGTCGCCGCGCCGATGGCCGCCGCACCGGTGGCGGGCCCCGTGCCGGGTGCCGAGCTGGTCGAGCTCGTCGACGTCGTCGACGGCGAGATCGAGCTCGACGTGCTCGACGTCGCCCCCGCCGCTCCTGTGGCCGTGGTGCTCGCGATCGGCGCGAACCTCGGCAACGCGCAGGAGACGCTGCGCCAGGCGGTCTCCGACCTCGCGGCGGTGCCTGGGCTGCACGTCGACGACGTGTCCGCGCTCGCCCGCAGCGCGGCGGTGGGCGGTCCCGAGCAGCCCGACTACCTCAACGCTGTCCTGCTGGCCCGCACGACGTTGTCCGCCCGGGACCTGCTGCGGGCCACGCAGGCGGTCGAGCAGGTGCACGGTCGCGAACGGCTCGTGCACTGGGGGCCGCGGACCCTCGACGTCGACATCGTCACCTACGGCGCCGTCCTGGCCACCACGGACGACCTCGAGCTGCCCCACCCGCGGGCGCACGAGCGGGCGTTCGTGCTGCAGCCCTGGGCGCAGGTCGACCCCGACGCCGTCCTGCCGGGCCTCGGTGGCGGTCCGGTGGCGGCGCTGGCCGCCACCGCTCCCGACCGTGACGGCGTCCGTTGGCTCGCGCTCGACTGGCTGACCAGCCCGGTGCCGGCCGCGCAGCCCGACTCCGCGCCCGAGGCGTGA